The Chrysemys picta bellii isolate R12L10 chromosome 5, ASM1138683v2, whole genome shotgun sequence genome includes a window with the following:
- the CLCN3 gene encoding H(+)/Cl(-) exchange transporter 3 isoform X2, producing the protein MDVSSDPYLPYDGGGDNIPLRELHKRGTHYTMTNGGSINSSTHLLDLLDEPIPGVGTYDDFHTIDWVREKCKDRERHRRINSKKKESAWEMTKSLYDAWSGWLVVTLTGLASGALAGLIDIAADWMTDLKEGICLSALWFNHEQCCWGSNETTFEERDKCPQWKTWAELIIGQAEGPGSYIMNYIMYIFWALSFAFLAVSLVKVFAPYACGSGIPEIKTILSGFIIRGYLGKWTLMIKTITLVLAVASGLSLGKEGPLVHVACCCGNIFSYLFPKYSTNEAKKREVLSAASAAGVSVAFGAPIGGVLFSLEEVSYYFPLKTLWRSFFAALVAAFVLRSINPFGNSRLVLFYVEYHTPWYLFELFPFILLGVFGGLWGAFFIRANIAWCRRRKSTKFGKYPVLEVIIVAAITAVIAFPNPYTRLNTSELIKELFTDCGPLESSSLCDYRNDMNASKIVDIPDRPAGTGVYSAIWQLCLALIFKIIMTVFTFGIKVPSGLFIPSMAIGAIAGRIVGIAVEQLAYYHHDWFIFKEWCEVGADCITPGLYAMVGAAACLGGVTRMTVSLVVIVFELTGGLEYIVPLMAAVMTSKWVGDAFGREGIYEAHIRLNGYPFLDAKEEFTHTTLAADVMRPRRSDPPLAVLTQDNMTVEDIENLINETSYNGFPVIMSKESQRLVGFALRRDLTIAIESARKKQEGIVGSSRVCFAQHTPSLPAESPRPLKLRSILDMSPFTVTDHTPMEIVVDIFRKLGLRQCLVTHNGIVLGIITKKNILEHLEQLKQHVEPLAPPWHYNKKRYPPSYGPDGKPRPRVNNVQLNPIAEEREETEEEVHLLNSTTL; encoded by the exons GAACTCATTATACAATGACAAATGGAGGAAGCATTAATAGTTCAACACACTTACTGGACCTCTTGGATGAACCCATTCCTGGAGTTGGAACATACGATGACTTCCACACCATTGACTGGGTGCGAGAGAAGTGCAAAGACAGAGAAAGGCACAGACGG attaacagcaagaaaaAAGAATCAGCCTGGGAGATGACAAAAAGTTTGTATGATGCATGGTCAGGATGGCTAGTAGTCACACTAACTGGTTTGGCATCAG gggcattggcagggttGATAGACATTGCTGCTGATTGGATGACTGACTTAAAGGAAGGCATTTGCCTTAGTGCTTTGTGGTTTAACCATGAACAGTGTTGTTGGGGATCAAATGAGACAACATTTGAAGAGAGAGACAAATGTCCACAGTGGAAAACATGGGCAGAACTAATAATTGGTCAAGCAGAA GGTCCAGGTTCATACATTATGAACTACATCATGTACATTTTCTGGGCCTTGAGCTTTGCCTTCCTAGCAGTTTCTCTGGTGAAAGTGTTTGCTCCCTATGCCTGTGGCTCTGGGATTCCAGAG ATTAAAACTATTTTGAGTGGCTTCATCATCCGAGGTTACTTGGGCAAATGGACCTTGATGATAAAAACCATCACTTTAGTCTTGGCTGTAGCATCAGGTTTGAGTTTAGGAAAGGAGGGTCCTCTGGTACATGTTGCCTGTTGCTGTGGGAATATTTTTTCCTACCTCTTTCCAAAGTACAGTACAAATGAAGCTAAAAAAAGGGAG GTGTTATCAGCTGCTTCAGCAGCAGGAGTATCAGTAGCCTTTGGTGCCCCAATTGGTGGCGTCCTTTTTAGTTTGGAGGAG GTCAGTTATTATTTCCCACTGAAAACTTTATGGAGGTCCTTTTTTGCTGCTTTAGTGGCTGCATTCGTTTTGAGATCCATCAATCCTTTTGGTAACAGCCGTCTGGTCCTTTTTTATGTGGAATACCACACCCCTTGGTACCTTTTTGAACTATTTCCATTCATTCTTCTGGGGGTGTTTGGCGGGCTGTGGGGAGCATTTTTCATCCGTGCAAACATCGCCTGGTGTCGCCGACGCAAATCAACAAAATTTGGGAAATATCCTGTCCTGGAGGTCATCATTGTTGCAGCAATTACAGCTGTCATCGCCTTTCCTAATCCATACACAAGGCTCAACACCAGTGAGCTTATTAAAGAGCTCTTCACAGACTGTGGGCCGTTAGAATCTTCCTCTCTTTGTGACTACAGAAATGACATGAATGCCAGTAAGATAGTAGATATTCCTGATCGTCCAGCAGGCACTGGAGTTTATTCAGCTATATGGCAGCTGTGTTTAGcacttatatttaaaataattatgacAGTCTTCACCTTTGGTATCAAG GTTCCATCAGGTTTGTTCATACCTAGTATGGCAATTGGAGCAATAGCAGGAAGGATTGTGGGAATTGCAGTGGAGCAGTTGGCTTATTATCACCATGACTGGTTTATCTTCAAGGAGTGGTGTGAAGTTGGAGCTGACTGTATCACGCCGGGCCTATATGCCATGGTTGGTGCTGCTGCATGCTTAG GTGGTGTGACAAGGATGACTGTCTCCCTAGTGGTCATTGTATTTGAGCTCACAGGTGGGCTGGAGTACATTGTACCTCTCATGGCTGCAGTAATGACCAGTAAGTGGGTGGGTGACGCCTTTGGTAGGGAAGGCATCTATGAAGCACACATCCGGCTGAATGGCTATCCTTTCTTGGATGCTAAAGAAGAATTCACTCACACAACACTGGCTGCTGACGTTATGAGACCTCGAAGAAGTGATCCACCCTTGGCAGTGCTGACACAGGATAACATGACGGTGGAAGATATAGAAAACCTGATCAATGAAACCAGCTATAATGGTTTTCCTGTTATAATGTCAAAAGAGTCTCAGAGACTAGTGGGATTTGCTTTAAGGAGAGACTTAACTATTGCAATAG AAAGTGCTAGAAAGAAGCAGGAAGGTATTGTTGGCAGTTCCAGAGTCTGTTTTGCCCAGCATACTCCATCACTTCCAGCAGAAAGTCCTCGGCCTTTGAAACTTAGAAGCATTCTTGATATGAGCCCATTCACCGTGACAGATCACACACCAATGGAGATAGTGGTGGATATTTTCCGCAAGCTGGGTCTGAGGCAATGCCTTGTAACACACAATGG GATTGTCTTGGGGATCATCACAAAGAAGAACATATTAGAGCATCTCGAGCAACTAAAGCAGCACGTCGAACCCTTG
- the CLCN3 gene encoding H(+)/Cl(-) exchange transporter 3 isoform X5, producing the protein MDVSSDPYLPYDGGGDNIPLRELHKRGTHYTMTNGGSINSSTHLLDLLDEPIPGVGTYDDFHTIDWVREKCKDRERHRRINSKKKESAWEMTKSLYDAWSGWLVVTLTGLASGALAGLIDIAADWMTDLKEGICLSALWFNHEQCCWGSNETTFEERDKCPQWKTWAELIIGQAEGPGSYIMNYIMYIFWALSFAFLAVSLVKVFAPYACGSGIPEIKTILSGFIIRGYLGKWTLMIKTITLVLAVASGLSLGKEGPLVHVACCCGNIFSYLFPKYSTNEAKKREVLSAASAAGVSVAFGAPIGGVLFSLEEVSYYFPLKTLWRSFFAALVAAFVLRSINPFGNSRLVLFYVEYHTPWYLFELFPFILLGVFGGLWGAFFIRANIAWCRRRKSTKFGKYPVLEVIIVAAITAVIAFPNPYTRLNTSELIKELFTDCGPLESSSLCDYRNDMNASKIVDIPDRPAGTGVYSAIWQLCLALIFKIIMTVFTFGIKVPSGLFIPSMAIGAIAGRIVGIAVEQLAYYHHDWFIFKEWCEVGADCITPGLYAMVGAAACLGGVTRMTVSLVVIVFELTGGLEYIVPLMAAVMTSKWVGDAFGREGIYEAHIRLNGYPFLDAKEEFTHTTLAADVMRPRRSDPPLAVLTQDNMTVEDIENLINETSYNGFPVIMSKESQRLVGFALRRDLTIAIESARKKQEGIVGSSRVCFAQHTPSLPAESPRPLKLRSILDMSPFTVTDHTPMEIVVDIFRKLGLRQCLVTHNGRLLGIITKKDILRHMAQTANQDPASIMFN; encoded by the exons GAACTCATTATACAATGACAAATGGAGGAAGCATTAATAGTTCAACACACTTACTGGACCTCTTGGATGAACCCATTCCTGGAGTTGGAACATACGATGACTTCCACACCATTGACTGGGTGCGAGAGAAGTGCAAAGACAGAGAAAGGCACAGACGG attaacagcaagaaaaAAGAATCAGCCTGGGAGATGACAAAAAGTTTGTATGATGCATGGTCAGGATGGCTAGTAGTCACACTAACTGGTTTGGCATCAG gggcattggcagggttGATAGACATTGCTGCTGATTGGATGACTGACTTAAAGGAAGGCATTTGCCTTAGTGCTTTGTGGTTTAACCATGAACAGTGTTGTTGGGGATCAAATGAGACAACATTTGAAGAGAGAGACAAATGTCCACAGTGGAAAACATGGGCAGAACTAATAATTGGTCAAGCAGAA GGTCCAGGTTCATACATTATGAACTACATCATGTACATTTTCTGGGCCTTGAGCTTTGCCTTCCTAGCAGTTTCTCTGGTGAAAGTGTTTGCTCCCTATGCCTGTGGCTCTGGGATTCCAGAG ATTAAAACTATTTTGAGTGGCTTCATCATCCGAGGTTACTTGGGCAAATGGACCTTGATGATAAAAACCATCACTTTAGTCTTGGCTGTAGCATCAGGTTTGAGTTTAGGAAAGGAGGGTCCTCTGGTACATGTTGCCTGTTGCTGTGGGAATATTTTTTCCTACCTCTTTCCAAAGTACAGTACAAATGAAGCTAAAAAAAGGGAG GTGTTATCAGCTGCTTCAGCAGCAGGAGTATCAGTAGCCTTTGGTGCCCCAATTGGTGGCGTCCTTTTTAGTTTGGAGGAG GTCAGTTATTATTTCCCACTGAAAACTTTATGGAGGTCCTTTTTTGCTGCTTTAGTGGCTGCATTCGTTTTGAGATCCATCAATCCTTTTGGTAACAGCCGTCTGGTCCTTTTTTATGTGGAATACCACACCCCTTGGTACCTTTTTGAACTATTTCCATTCATTCTTCTGGGGGTGTTTGGCGGGCTGTGGGGAGCATTTTTCATCCGTGCAAACATCGCCTGGTGTCGCCGACGCAAATCAACAAAATTTGGGAAATATCCTGTCCTGGAGGTCATCATTGTTGCAGCAATTACAGCTGTCATCGCCTTTCCTAATCCATACACAAGGCTCAACACCAGTGAGCTTATTAAAGAGCTCTTCACAGACTGTGGGCCGTTAGAATCTTCCTCTCTTTGTGACTACAGAAATGACATGAATGCCAGTAAGATAGTAGATATTCCTGATCGTCCAGCAGGCACTGGAGTTTATTCAGCTATATGGCAGCTGTGTTTAGcacttatatttaaaataattatgacAGTCTTCACCTTTGGTATCAAG GTTCCATCAGGTTTGTTCATACCTAGTATGGCAATTGGAGCAATAGCAGGAAGGATTGTGGGAATTGCAGTGGAGCAGTTGGCTTATTATCACCATGACTGGTTTATCTTCAAGGAGTGGTGTGAAGTTGGAGCTGACTGTATCACGCCGGGCCTATATGCCATGGTTGGTGCTGCTGCATGCTTAG GTGGTGTGACAAGGATGACTGTCTCCCTAGTGGTCATTGTATTTGAGCTCACAGGTGGGCTGGAGTACATTGTACCTCTCATGGCTGCAGTAATGACCAGTAAGTGGGTGGGTGACGCCTTTGGTAGGGAAGGCATCTATGAAGCACACATCCGGCTGAATGGCTATCCTTTCTTGGATGCTAAAGAAGAATTCACTCACACAACACTGGCTGCTGACGTTATGAGACCTCGAAGAAGTGATCCACCCTTGGCAGTGCTGACACAGGATAACATGACGGTGGAAGATATAGAAAACCTGATCAATGAAACCAGCTATAATGGTTTTCCTGTTATAATGTCAAAAGAGTCTCAGAGACTAGTGGGATTTGCTTTAAGGAGAGACTTAACTATTGCAATAG AAAGTGCTAGAAAGAAGCAGGAAGGTATTGTTGGCAGTTCCAGAGTCTGTTTTGCCCAGCATACTCCATCACTTCCAGCAGAAAGTCCTCGGCCTTTGAAACTTAGAAGCATTCTTGATATGAGCCCATTCACCGTGACAGATCACACACCAATGGAGATAGTGGTGGATATTTTCCGCAAGCTGGGTCTGAGGCAATGCCTTGTAACACACAATGG
- the CLCN3 gene encoding H(+)/Cl(-) exchange transporter 3 isoform X4, with protein sequence MTNGGSINSSTHLLDLLDEPIPGVGTYDDFHTIDWVREKCKDRERHRRINSKKKESAWEMTKSLYDAWSGWLVVTLTGLASGALAGLIDIAADWMTDLKEGICLSALWFNHEQCCWGSNETTFEERDKCPQWKTWAELIIGQAEGPGSYIMNYIMYIFWALSFAFLAVSLVKVFAPYACGSGIPEIKTILSGFIIRGYLGKWTLMIKTITLVLAVASGLSLGKEGPLVHVACCCGNIFSYLFPKYSTNEAKKREVLSAASAAGVSVAFGAPIGGVLFSLEEVSYYFPLKTLWRSFFAALVAAFVLRSINPFGNSRLVLFYVEYHTPWYLFELFPFILLGVFGGLWGAFFIRANIAWCRRRKSTKFGKYPVLEVIIVAAITAVIAFPNPYTRLNTSELIKELFTDCGPLESSSLCDYRNDMNASKIVDIPDRPAGTGVYSAIWQLCLALIFKIIMTVFTFGIKVPSGLFIPSMAIGAIAGRIVGIAVEQLAYYHHDWFIFKEWCEVGADCITPGLYAMVGAAACLGGVTRMTVSLVVIVFELTGGLEYIVPLMAAVMTSKWVGDAFGREGIYEAHIRLNGYPFLDAKEEFTHTTLAADVMRPRRSDPPLAVLTQDNMTVEDIENLINETSYNGFPVIMSKESQRLVGFALRRDLTIAIESARKKQEGIVGSSRVCFAQHTPSLPAESPRPLKLRSILDMSPFTVTDHTPMEIVVDIFRKLGLRQCLVTHNGIVLGIITKKNILEHLEQLKQHVEPLAPPWHYNKKRYPPSYGPDGKPRPRVNNVQLNPIAEEREETEEEVHLLNSTTL encoded by the exons ATGACAAATGGAGGAAGCATTAATAGTTCAACACACTTACTGGACCTCTTGGATGAACCCATTCCTGGAGTTGGAACATACGATGACTTCCACACCATTGACTGGGTGCGAGAGAAGTGCAAAGACAGAGAAAGGCACAGACGG attaacagcaagaaaaAAGAATCAGCCTGGGAGATGACAAAAAGTTTGTATGATGCATGGTCAGGATGGCTAGTAGTCACACTAACTGGTTTGGCATCAG gggcattggcagggttGATAGACATTGCTGCTGATTGGATGACTGACTTAAAGGAAGGCATTTGCCTTAGTGCTTTGTGGTTTAACCATGAACAGTGTTGTTGGGGATCAAATGAGACAACATTTGAAGAGAGAGACAAATGTCCACAGTGGAAAACATGGGCAGAACTAATAATTGGTCAAGCAGAA GGTCCAGGTTCATACATTATGAACTACATCATGTACATTTTCTGGGCCTTGAGCTTTGCCTTCCTAGCAGTTTCTCTGGTGAAAGTGTTTGCTCCCTATGCCTGTGGCTCTGGGATTCCAGAG ATTAAAACTATTTTGAGTGGCTTCATCATCCGAGGTTACTTGGGCAAATGGACCTTGATGATAAAAACCATCACTTTAGTCTTGGCTGTAGCATCAGGTTTGAGTTTAGGAAAGGAGGGTCCTCTGGTACATGTTGCCTGTTGCTGTGGGAATATTTTTTCCTACCTCTTTCCAAAGTACAGTACAAATGAAGCTAAAAAAAGGGAG GTGTTATCAGCTGCTTCAGCAGCAGGAGTATCAGTAGCCTTTGGTGCCCCAATTGGTGGCGTCCTTTTTAGTTTGGAGGAG GTCAGTTATTATTTCCCACTGAAAACTTTATGGAGGTCCTTTTTTGCTGCTTTAGTGGCTGCATTCGTTTTGAGATCCATCAATCCTTTTGGTAACAGCCGTCTGGTCCTTTTTTATGTGGAATACCACACCCCTTGGTACCTTTTTGAACTATTTCCATTCATTCTTCTGGGGGTGTTTGGCGGGCTGTGGGGAGCATTTTTCATCCGTGCAAACATCGCCTGGTGTCGCCGACGCAAATCAACAAAATTTGGGAAATATCCTGTCCTGGAGGTCATCATTGTTGCAGCAATTACAGCTGTCATCGCCTTTCCTAATCCATACACAAGGCTCAACACCAGTGAGCTTATTAAAGAGCTCTTCACAGACTGTGGGCCGTTAGAATCTTCCTCTCTTTGTGACTACAGAAATGACATGAATGCCAGTAAGATAGTAGATATTCCTGATCGTCCAGCAGGCACTGGAGTTTATTCAGCTATATGGCAGCTGTGTTTAGcacttatatttaaaataattatgacAGTCTTCACCTTTGGTATCAAG GTTCCATCAGGTTTGTTCATACCTAGTATGGCAATTGGAGCAATAGCAGGAAGGATTGTGGGAATTGCAGTGGAGCAGTTGGCTTATTATCACCATGACTGGTTTATCTTCAAGGAGTGGTGTGAAGTTGGAGCTGACTGTATCACGCCGGGCCTATATGCCATGGTTGGTGCTGCTGCATGCTTAG GTGGTGTGACAAGGATGACTGTCTCCCTAGTGGTCATTGTATTTGAGCTCACAGGTGGGCTGGAGTACATTGTACCTCTCATGGCTGCAGTAATGACCAGTAAGTGGGTGGGTGACGCCTTTGGTAGGGAAGGCATCTATGAAGCACACATCCGGCTGAATGGCTATCCTTTCTTGGATGCTAAAGAAGAATTCACTCACACAACACTGGCTGCTGACGTTATGAGACCTCGAAGAAGTGATCCACCCTTGGCAGTGCTGACACAGGATAACATGACGGTGGAAGATATAGAAAACCTGATCAATGAAACCAGCTATAATGGTTTTCCTGTTATAATGTCAAAAGAGTCTCAGAGACTAGTGGGATTTGCTTTAAGGAGAGACTTAACTATTGCAATAG AAAGTGCTAGAAAGAAGCAGGAAGGTATTGTTGGCAGTTCCAGAGTCTGTTTTGCCCAGCATACTCCATCACTTCCAGCAGAAAGTCCTCGGCCTTTGAAACTTAGAAGCATTCTTGATATGAGCCCATTCACCGTGACAGATCACACACCAATGGAGATAGTGGTGGATATTTTCCGCAAGCTGGGTCTGAGGCAATGCCTTGTAACACACAATGG GATTGTCTTGGGGATCATCACAAAGAAGAACATATTAGAGCATCTCGAGCAACTAAAGCAGCACGTCGAACCCTTG
- the CLCN3 gene encoding H(+)/Cl(-) exchange transporter 3 isoform X6, with translation MTNGGSINSSTHLLDLLDEPIPGVGTYDDFHTIDWVREKCKDRERHRRINSKKKESAWEMTKSLYDAWSGWLVVTLTGLASGALAGLIDIAADWMTDLKEGICLSALWFNHEQCCWGSNETTFEERDKCPQWKTWAELIIGQAEGPGSYIMNYIMYIFWALSFAFLAVSLVKVFAPYACGSGIPEIKTILSGFIIRGYLGKWTLMIKTITLVLAVASGLSLGKEGPLVHVACCCGNIFSYLFPKYSTNEAKKREVLSAASAAGVSVAFGAPIGGVLFSLEEVSYYFPLKTLWRSFFAALVAAFVLRSINPFGNSRLVLFYVEYHTPWYLFELFPFILLGVFGGLWGAFFIRANIAWCRRRKSTKFGKYPVLEVIIVAAITAVIAFPNPYTRLNTSELIKELFTDCGPLESSSLCDYRNDMNASKIVDIPDRPAGTGVYSAIWQLCLALIFKIIMTVFTFGIKVPSGLFIPSMAIGAIAGRIVGIAVEQLAYYHHDWFIFKEWCEVGADCITPGLYAMVGAAACLGGVTRMTVSLVVIVFELTGGLEYIVPLMAAVMTSKWVGDAFGREGIYEAHIRLNGYPFLDAKEEFTHTTLAADVMRPRRSDPPLAVLTQDNMTVEDIENLINETSYNGFPVIMSKESQRLVGFALRRDLTIAIESARKKQEGIVGSSRVCFAQHTPSLPAESPRPLKLRSILDMSPFTVTDHTPMEIVVDIFRKLGLRQCLVTHNGRLLGIITKKDILRHMAQTANQDPASIMFN, from the exons ATGACAAATGGAGGAAGCATTAATAGTTCAACACACTTACTGGACCTCTTGGATGAACCCATTCCTGGAGTTGGAACATACGATGACTTCCACACCATTGACTGGGTGCGAGAGAAGTGCAAAGACAGAGAAAGGCACAGACGG attaacagcaagaaaaAAGAATCAGCCTGGGAGATGACAAAAAGTTTGTATGATGCATGGTCAGGATGGCTAGTAGTCACACTAACTGGTTTGGCATCAG gggcattggcagggttGATAGACATTGCTGCTGATTGGATGACTGACTTAAAGGAAGGCATTTGCCTTAGTGCTTTGTGGTTTAACCATGAACAGTGTTGTTGGGGATCAAATGAGACAACATTTGAAGAGAGAGACAAATGTCCACAGTGGAAAACATGGGCAGAACTAATAATTGGTCAAGCAGAA GGTCCAGGTTCATACATTATGAACTACATCATGTACATTTTCTGGGCCTTGAGCTTTGCCTTCCTAGCAGTTTCTCTGGTGAAAGTGTTTGCTCCCTATGCCTGTGGCTCTGGGATTCCAGAG ATTAAAACTATTTTGAGTGGCTTCATCATCCGAGGTTACTTGGGCAAATGGACCTTGATGATAAAAACCATCACTTTAGTCTTGGCTGTAGCATCAGGTTTGAGTTTAGGAAAGGAGGGTCCTCTGGTACATGTTGCCTGTTGCTGTGGGAATATTTTTTCCTACCTCTTTCCAAAGTACAGTACAAATGAAGCTAAAAAAAGGGAG GTGTTATCAGCTGCTTCAGCAGCAGGAGTATCAGTAGCCTTTGGTGCCCCAATTGGTGGCGTCCTTTTTAGTTTGGAGGAG GTCAGTTATTATTTCCCACTGAAAACTTTATGGAGGTCCTTTTTTGCTGCTTTAGTGGCTGCATTCGTTTTGAGATCCATCAATCCTTTTGGTAACAGCCGTCTGGTCCTTTTTTATGTGGAATACCACACCCCTTGGTACCTTTTTGAACTATTTCCATTCATTCTTCTGGGGGTGTTTGGCGGGCTGTGGGGAGCATTTTTCATCCGTGCAAACATCGCCTGGTGTCGCCGACGCAAATCAACAAAATTTGGGAAATATCCTGTCCTGGAGGTCATCATTGTTGCAGCAATTACAGCTGTCATCGCCTTTCCTAATCCATACACAAGGCTCAACACCAGTGAGCTTATTAAAGAGCTCTTCACAGACTGTGGGCCGTTAGAATCTTCCTCTCTTTGTGACTACAGAAATGACATGAATGCCAGTAAGATAGTAGATATTCCTGATCGTCCAGCAGGCACTGGAGTTTATTCAGCTATATGGCAGCTGTGTTTAGcacttatatttaaaataattatgacAGTCTTCACCTTTGGTATCAAG GTTCCATCAGGTTTGTTCATACCTAGTATGGCAATTGGAGCAATAGCAGGAAGGATTGTGGGAATTGCAGTGGAGCAGTTGGCTTATTATCACCATGACTGGTTTATCTTCAAGGAGTGGTGTGAAGTTGGAGCTGACTGTATCACGCCGGGCCTATATGCCATGGTTGGTGCTGCTGCATGCTTAG GTGGTGTGACAAGGATGACTGTCTCCCTAGTGGTCATTGTATTTGAGCTCACAGGTGGGCTGGAGTACATTGTACCTCTCATGGCTGCAGTAATGACCAGTAAGTGGGTGGGTGACGCCTTTGGTAGGGAAGGCATCTATGAAGCACACATCCGGCTGAATGGCTATCCTTTCTTGGATGCTAAAGAAGAATTCACTCACACAACACTGGCTGCTGACGTTATGAGACCTCGAAGAAGTGATCCACCCTTGGCAGTGCTGACACAGGATAACATGACGGTGGAAGATATAGAAAACCTGATCAATGAAACCAGCTATAATGGTTTTCCTGTTATAATGTCAAAAGAGTCTCAGAGACTAGTGGGATTTGCTTTAAGGAGAGACTTAACTATTGCAATAG AAAGTGCTAGAAAGAAGCAGGAAGGTATTGTTGGCAGTTCCAGAGTCTGTTTTGCCCAGCATACTCCATCACTTCCAGCAGAAAGTCCTCGGCCTTTGAAACTTAGAAGCATTCTTGATATGAGCCCATTCACCGTGACAGATCACACACCAATGGAGATAGTGGTGGATATTTTCCGCAAGCTGGGTCTGAGGCAATGCCTTGTAACACACAATGG